CGCTTTAAGCGTTCGTGCTATTTGTACACACCCTATTCTTTCTGGAAATGCTTTTGAAAAGTTAGAAAATTCACAACTTGAAGAATTAATTGTAACAGATTCTATTCCGCAAACCACAACCCATCCAAAACTACGCGTACTTTCTTGCGCAGATTTATTTGCCGATGTGATGTTACGTGTAAATGAAAATAAGAGTATTAGCTCTAAGTTTTTGATGTAGTGTTAGAGCAAAACAGATGTTTTAATATCGAAATTTGAGAGAATTAAAATTCAGTTTTTTTGTGTTGATTTGAGAATCTCTATTCTTTGTCCTTTTTTCTTTTATCTTTCTCTTGAAAGTTTTACATTTGCACCCCTCAAAATGAGGAAATTAATTCATAATATTTAAAAAGAATCATGAAATCAATTACAATTAACGGACTTAAAAGAGAAAGCGTGGGTAAGGTAGCAACCAGAACCCTACGTAATGCTGGAAAGGTACCTTGCGTAGTATACGGAGGAGACGAGCCTATTCACTTTTCAGCAGATGAATTGGCCTTCAACAAACTTGTATACACGCCAGACGTGCATACAGTTGTAGTTGACCTAGGCGATGGTACTAAAGTAAACTGTATCTTACAAGATATTCAGTTTCACCCAGTAACCGATCGTATTTTACATATAGATTTCTTCCAAATCTTTGATGACAAGGAAGTAATGATGGAAATTCCAGTACGAATTGTTGGAAATTCACGTGGTGTTAGAAATGGTGGTGTTTTACGTATTGTTAACCGTAAGTTACGAGTGAAAGCAATTCCTGAAAACCTTCCAGATTTTCTAGAGATTGATATTACCGAAATGAAGATTGGTGATATTAGAACCGTTGCTTCTATCTTAAGTGACGACTACAAAATCATGCACGAAGAAAGTAGAACGATTTGTCAAGTTAGAACTTCACGTACTGCGGTTGCAGATGTTGATGATGAAGACGAAGACGAAGATGGCGAAGGTGAAGTTGCTGCGGGTGACGTACCAGCTACCGAAGTTAATGATGAAGCTGCTGTAAAAGAATAAATAGCATTTCCATTGAATAGTTATAGAGCATCCTGTTTATTCGGGATGCTTTTTTTATTTTTACGAAAGTTTATACATTATCATGTTTGCTTTTCTTCGGAAGTTATTTACTAGCACAAAAACAAATGGCAACGCGCCACTGCTCGAAGCCCAAAATCCTATGAAAAAATTCCTGATTGCTGGTCTCGGAAATATTGGCCCAAAATATCATAACACACGTCACAATATTGGCTTTAAAATGCTGGATTTTTTAGCTGAAGAACACCAACTCACTTGGGAAACAGCCAAATTAGGTGATGTTACAATTCATAAAAAGAAAGGGCGTACTTTTTTACTCCTCAAACCGAGTACCTATATGAACCTTTCTGGAAAAGCAGTAAAATATTGGCTAGACAAAGAAAAAATTCCAATTGAAAATCTTTTGGTAGTTACAGACGACCTAAACCTTCCTTTTGGAACTCTTCGGCTAAAAACTAAAGGTAGCGACGGAGGCCATAACGGATTAAAAGACATTCAAAATACCTTACAAACCACAAAATATCCGCGTTTTAGATTTGGAATCAGTGACGCTTTCAGCAAAGGAAGACAAGTAGACTATGTACTAGGAGATTGGAGCCAAGAAGAAGACGAGAAGATGCCCGAACGTCTTACAAAAGGAATACAGCTAATAGAGTCTTTCGGACTTGCAGGCGTTAACATTACTATGAACACCTATAACGGCACTTAGTATGCAAGAACACCGCCCAGCTTCGGCATATACAAATAAAACACCTTCGGTAATAACCATTGGCACCTTTGATGGCGTTCATATAGGCCATAAAGCCATACTGAAGAAACTGGTTGCCTCTGCAAAAAAGGACAACCTAGATTCTGTCTTGCTCACCTTTTTTCCTCACCCGAGAATGGTACTTCAAAAAGAGGCTAGCATACAAATGCTAAATACACTTTCAGAAAAAAAAGCACTACTAGAACAAACAGGTCTAGATCACCTTATTATACACCCCTTTACACACCAATTTTCTAGACTTACAGCAGTAGAATATGTGCGCGATATTCTAGTAAATAAATTACACGCAAAAAAAATAATTATAGGGTACGACCATCGGTTTGGGAGAAATCGTACAGCAACGATTTCAGATTTAAAAGAGTTTGGCGAAACCTATGGCTTTGAGGTTGAAGAAATAAGCGTACAAGAGCTAGACGACGTGGCCGTAAGCTCTACCAAAATACGCAACGCACTTAAGGAAGGTGACGTAGAAACAGCGAATAATTATCTGGGGTATTCGTACATGATAACCGGTACAGTTGTAAAAGGCAAAGGTATTGGCGCTACGTGGAATTATCCCACCGCCAACTTACAACCTTCAGACACTTATAAACTTATTCCTAAAAATGGTGTTTATATCACCCAAGCAAAAATAGAAGCAGACTTAAAATATGGTATTACAAGCATAGGTACCAATCCGACCGTTGGAGGAAAATCTAGAACAATTGAGACATTCTTTTTAGATACCGATGCGAATTTATACGACAAACCGCTTCAGCTAGAATTCCTTAAATTTATTCGAGAAGAAGAAACTTTCGAAAATGTAGAAGCATTAAAGAGCGCCATTCAACAAGACGAAAAAGTGGCAAGAGCATACGTGCGCACCCATGAATAAATTTTTATTTAAACATATAGACAATACGGGCCTCGTTTTATGGCGCGTAGTTTTTGGGGCTCTCATTGCCATTGAAGCATTTGGCGCCATTGCAACCGGCTGGGTACGTCGCACACTAATAGAACCAGATTTTACCTTCAACTTTATTGGTTTCGACTTTTTACAACCACTTCCCGGAGATGGTATGTACTACTACTTTATACTCATGGGCATTTTTGGGCTCATGGTGATGGTTGGCTACAAATACCGATTTAGCATGGCATGCTATGCACTTATGTGGACCTGTGTGTATCTCATGCAAAAAACATCGTACAACAACCATTACTACCTTATGATGTTGTTGTGCTGGCTTATGGTGTTTTTGCCTGCAAATAGATGGTTTTCTATAGACGCTCAACAAAATTCGAAGCTGAAATCTCCTTCGGTTCCGCGGTGGACCTATCTTGTCGTTATTTTTCAGGTTTGGATTGTCTACACTTATGCATCTGTTGCCAAATGGTATCCAGATTGGCTTAATGCAACCGTAACCGAATTATTCATGAAGAGCAAAAGCGACTATTGGCTTATTGGTTCCTTCTTACAATTAGATTGGGTGCACTGGTGTATCGCATACGTGGGTATTATATTCGACTTGCTTATCGTGCCGCTTTTATTATACAAACGAACTCGAGTGATAGGCTTTGCAATTTCAGTGTTCTTTCATTTGTTTAATTCTATTGTATTTCAGATTGGCATCTTTCCATATATGAGCATTGCATTTGCTTTGTTCTTTTTCTCTTCGGAAACTTTACAAAAAAGGTTTCTTCCGAAGAAAACACTATACACTGCTGGCGAAATTAAAGTGCCTAACTACAAACCCCTGCTCGTTGGTGTTTTCTCGGTCTATTTTATAGTTCAGATTGCCCTACCCTTGCGCCATTGGGCTTTTCAGGATGATGTGCTCTGGACCGAAGAAGGTCACCGTTTAAGCTGGCGTATGATGTTACGCAGCAAGGGCTCTAGACTCATTGTTTATACCCAAGAAGAAAACAGCGATGAGAGAAAAATATATAGATGGAGAGATTTGCTAAGCAAAAAACAGCAACGCTCTGCCAAATCTAAACCCGATATGCTTTGGCGCTTGGCAAAAGAGATTAAAAAAGCAGAAGCTGCTAAAGGAAAAAATGTAAAGGTGTTTATGGACGTAAAGTTAAGAATTAACGGGGGTAGGTACCATCAATTTGTGACGCCAGACACAGATATTTCAGCAGAAAAATGGCTTCCTCTTAAACATCTTGATTGGATAGAACCGAGACCTGCAGATTACCATAAAGTAGCAGAGAAAAAAGAAGAATAGTAAACCCTTCACAAAACATACATTTTCCCTAACTTTGCGCCTTAAAATTGCTACGGAAATGCTACAAGTACACGACATTCGCGCCCACAAAGACACTTACATTAACGCCTTAAAAAAACGTGGTTTAGATGCTGCTTCAGATATTGAAGCTATTCTAAAAGCAGATGAAACACGTAGAGCTACACAAGCAAAGCTAGATGAGACCTTAGCGCAAAGCAATACTTTTTCTAAAGAAATTGGAATGCTTTACAAAAACGGTGAAGCGCAGAAAGCAACTCTGCTTAAAGAAAAAACAACGCAATTAAAAGAAGATTCGAAGCAACTCCAAGAAGAATTAAACCTAGCCACAGACACGCTTCAAAATTTGCTGTATAACATTCCTAATATCCCAAATGAGCTGGTTCCAGCAGGCACAGACGAGAATGATAATGAAGAAGTGTTTGCCGAGGGTGATATTCCAACCTTAGATAGCGAAGCACTACCTCACTGGGAGTTGGCCAAAAAATACGACATCATTGATTTTGAATTAGGTGTAAAAGTTACTGGTGCGGGATTTCCTGTATACAAAGGGAAAGGAGCACGGTTACAACGTGCTTTAATCAGTTATTTTTTAGACAAAAATACCGAGGCGGGTTACACAGAATATCAAGTACCACTAATGGTTAATGAAGAATCTGCGCGCGGTACAGGGCAATTACCCGATAAAGAAGGGCAAATGTACCATGCCACCGAAGACGATTTGTACCTTATCCCAACCGCAGAAGTTCCTGTTACCAATATGTTTCGCGGCGATTTAGTAGCGCATTCAGACCTGCCAATAGCATGTACTGGATATACGCCTTGCTTTAGAAGAGAAGCTGGAAGTTATGGCGCTCATGTAAGGGGCCTAAATAGATTGCACCAGTTTGACAAAGTTGAAATTGTACGAATTGAACATCCAGACAATAGTTACGTTGCGCTAGACGGTATGGTGGAGCACATAAAAGATGTATTGCGCGAATTAAAATTACCTTATCGTATTTTACGTCTTTGTGGTGGCGACCTTGGTTTTACCTCAGCACTCACATACGACTTCGAAGTTTTTAGTACTGCTCAAGATCGTTGGTTAGAAATTTCTTCTGTATCAAATTTTGAAACGTTTCAGTCTAACCGACTCAAATTACGTTTTAAAGATGCCGATGGAAAAAATAAGTTAGCACACACCCTTAACGGAAGCTCGTTAGCTTTGCCACGTGTTTTAGCTGGCATTTTAGAAAACTATCAAACCCCAAACGGAATAAAAATACCTGAGGTGTTAGTGCCGTATTGTGGTTTTGACATGATAGACTAAAATGTCTGAAATTTTAACCACCATATTATTTCTAATCGCAGTAATAGATCCGCTTGGTTCTGTGCCAGTATATCTAGAAGCCACAAAGCACTTTGATGAAAAGTATAAAAAGAGAATCGCAATTCGCGCGAGCGTTATTGCCTTTTTTATTTTGCTGTTTTTTATAGTAATCGGGCAACTCATTTTAGAAGGAATGGACATTTCATTAGATGCATTTCAAATATCGGGTGGGGTGATTCTGTTTTTGTTTGCACTTACTATGATTTTTGGTGATGGTAAGCCTGAAATGGAAAAACATTTAATTTCAGATTACAAGCACGTTACAATTTTTCCGGTGGCAATACCTTCAATTGCTTCTCCGGGTGCTATCATGGCTGTTGTGCTAATGACAGATAATAATCTATACACCATACAACAACAAGGTTTAACAGCGGTGTTAGTATTTGTGGTAGTTGTGATTACAGCACTGTTACTTCTAGCCGCAAACGCAGTTCAAAAAAGAGTTGGAGCCTATGGAATTACCGTCATCAGTAAAGTTATGGGGCTTATTCTTGCTTCATACGCGGTACAAAGTATCTTAACTGGTTTAAAAGATTTTTTCTTTAACTAATCTGAGATTCATTAACTTTTCGGTCTAATTCTTGAATGCTAAAAAGATATTAAAAACGTTATCTTTACCCTATGCGCACGCTATTCCTATTATTTTTCTTCTTATTCTCGGTATCGGGCATCGCCCAAAGCGAAGCCTTAGCCAAAAACTACTTTGAGCAAGGAGAGTATGAAAAAGCAGCAGCAGTGTATAAAAAGTTGGTGAACGTTAACCCTAACAGAATAGACTATATGTTAGCTCTGGTAAAGACTCACCAACAGTTAGAGGCGTTTGACACAGCTGAAGATTTACTGCGCAAGCAACTAAACTCAAAGAGAAAATTGCCGCAATTGTATGTAGAATTAGGGCATAATTATTCGCTACAAGGAAAAGATTCTTTAGCAGCTCAAAACAACCAGCAAGCAATAGACTTTTTAAATGTGAGTCCGAACCACGCGTACAATGTTGGTAGATCGTTTGAAGCCTATAGTCTGTTAGACGAAGCTGTAATTACTTATGAAAAGGCTATGCAGCTTGATCCAGGAATAAACTTTAACAACCAATTGGCACGCATATATGGAGAGCAAGGAAAGTTGGAAAAAATGTTTAACACCTACCTCAATCTTATTCAATCCAATCCGTCATTTCGAAGCATTGCGCAACGAAATTTTAGCATGTACGTAAGTGAAGATCCAAATAGCGAAGCAAACACATTGTTACGTAAAACCTTACTTAGGAGATTACAAGAGAATCCGGCAGTTTTATACAATGAATTACTTAGCTGGTTATTTATTCAGCAAAAAGAATATAAAAAAGCATTTATTCAGGAAAAGGCTATTTACAAGCGTAGCGAAGATGATTTAATAGGTATTGTTGATCTTGGTTTTATAGCCATGAATGATAACGATTTTGAAAATGCTGAAATGATATTTACCTATGCCATCGAGCAATCTTCTACTCCAGAAGAACGACTAAGAAACTACCAGTATTTAATGAAAATACGTCTAAAAACTGCTACAGAAAAAGAGTATGATGCGGTAGTTGCCGAATTTCAGACACTGTTTGACACCTTCGGAAAAGATAGAAAAACATACCTTCTTCAAATAGACTATAATCACTTTTTGGCATTCACGTTGGGTCAGAAAGACGAAGCTATTGCAAATTTAAAACTCTTGGCAAAAAAAGAAATGACCAGCTACCAAGAAGCACGGGTAAAGATGGAACTTGCCGACATCTTAGTTTATAGCGAGCAATTTAATCAGGCGCTTATTTATTATTCTCAAATTCAGAAAAAGGTAAAAAGCGATGTATTGGCACAAGAGGCCCGCTTTAAAGTTGCAAAAACAAGTTATTACAAAGGAGATTTTGAATGGGCTCAAGTACAACTAGATGTGCTTAAGAAATCGGCTTCTCAACTTATAGCAAATGATGCGATGGAACTTAGTTTAATGATACGCGACAATTCTTTAGAAGACTCTACGCAAACCGCATTAAAAAAATTCGCTAGGGCAGATTTGTTAGCACTTCAAAACAAAGATGTAGAATCAATTAGTGTATTAGACGATATACTACTCAATCACAAAGGCGAAAAAATTGAAGACGAAGTATTGCTAAAGCAAGGAAAGATTTACGAAAAGATGGGACGTTTTGAAAAGGCAGAAGCCAACTATCTCAAACTTATAGAGCTATACAAAGAAGATATTTTGGCAGACGACGCCTATTTTAGTCTAGCCAAATTGTACGACAACCAGCTAGCCATGCCATTGAAGGCTAAAGAATACTACGAGCAAATTATTTACAACTTTGCCGATAGCATTTACTTTGTGGAAGCACGTAAACGTTTTAGAATGCTCCGTGGCGACGCTATAGAGTAAACAAGAAATAGTACAGCAATTCTGTAGGTTAGAAATTTTCAAACTATGCGCGGAACAAAAAAAAT
This Rasiella rasia DNA region includes the following protein-coding sequences:
- the pth gene encoding aminoacyl-tRNA hydrolase; amino-acid sequence: MFAFLRKLFTSTKTNGNAPLLEAQNPMKKFLIAGLGNIGPKYHNTRHNIGFKMLDFLAEEHQLTWETAKLGDVTIHKKKGRTFLLLKPSTYMNLSGKAVKYWLDKEKIPIENLLVVTDDLNLPFGTLRLKTKGSDGGHNGLKDIQNTLQTTKYPRFRFGISDAFSKGRQVDYVLGDWSQEEDEKMPERLTKGIQLIESFGLAGVNITMNTYNGT
- a CDS encoding 50S ribosomal protein L25/general stress protein Ctc, coding for MKSITINGLKRESVGKVATRTLRNAGKVPCVVYGGDEPIHFSADELAFNKLVYTPDVHTVVVDLGDGTKVNCILQDIQFHPVTDRILHIDFFQIFDDKEVMMEIPVRIVGNSRGVRNGGVLRIVNRKLRVKAIPENLPDFLEIDITEMKIGDIRTVASILSDDYKIMHEESRTICQVRTSRTAVADVDDEDEDEDGEGEVAAGDVPATEVNDEAAVKE
- a CDS encoding HTTM domain-containing protein, with the protein product MNKFLFKHIDNTGLVLWRVVFGALIAIEAFGAIATGWVRRTLIEPDFTFNFIGFDFLQPLPGDGMYYYFILMGIFGLMVMVGYKYRFSMACYALMWTCVYLMQKTSYNNHYYLMMLLCWLMVFLPANRWFSIDAQQNSKLKSPSVPRWTYLVVIFQVWIVYTYASVAKWYPDWLNATVTELFMKSKSDYWLIGSFLQLDWVHWCIAYVGIIFDLLIVPLLLYKRTRVIGFAISVFFHLFNSIVFQIGIFPYMSIAFALFFFSSETLQKRFLPKKTLYTAGEIKVPNYKPLLVGVFSVYFIVQIALPLRHWAFQDDVLWTEEGHRLSWRMMLRSKGSRLIVYTQEENSDERKIYRWRDLLSKKQQRSAKSKPDMLWRLAKEIKKAEAAKGKNVKVFMDVKLRINGGRYHQFVTPDTDISAEKWLPLKHLDWIEPRPADYHKVAEKKEE
- the serS gene encoding serine--tRNA ligase — encoded protein: MLQVHDIRAHKDTYINALKKRGLDAASDIEAILKADETRRATQAKLDETLAQSNTFSKEIGMLYKNGEAQKATLLKEKTTQLKEDSKQLQEELNLATDTLQNLLYNIPNIPNELVPAGTDENDNEEVFAEGDIPTLDSEALPHWELAKKYDIIDFELGVKVTGAGFPVYKGKGARLQRALISYFLDKNTEAGYTEYQVPLMVNEESARGTGQLPDKEGQMYHATEDDLYLIPTAEVPVTNMFRGDLVAHSDLPIACTGYTPCFRREAGSYGAHVRGLNRLHQFDKVEIVRIEHPDNSYVALDGMVEHIKDVLRELKLPYRILRLCGGDLGFTSALTYDFEVFSTAQDRWLEISSVSNFETFQSNRLKLRFKDADGKNKLAHTLNGSSLALPRVLAGILENYQTPNGIKIPEVLVPYCGFDMID
- a CDS encoding bifunctional riboflavin kinase/FAD synthetase, with amino-acid sequence MQEHRPASAYTNKTPSVITIGTFDGVHIGHKAILKKLVASAKKDNLDSVLLTFFPHPRMVLQKEASIQMLNTLSEKKALLEQTGLDHLIIHPFTHQFSRLTAVEYVRDILVNKLHAKKIIIGYDHRFGRNRTATISDLKEFGETYGFEVEEISVQELDDVAVSSTKIRNALKEGDVETANNYLGYSYMITGTVVKGKGIGATWNYPTANLQPSDTYKLIPKNGVYITQAKIEADLKYGITSIGTNPTVGGKSRTIETFFLDTDANLYDKPLQLEFLKFIREEETFENVEALKSAIQQDEKVARAYVRTHE
- a CDS encoding MarC family protein; the protein is MSEILTTILFLIAVIDPLGSVPVYLEATKHFDEKYKKRIAIRASVIAFFILLFFIVIGQLILEGMDISLDAFQISGGVILFLFALTMIFGDGKPEMEKHLISDYKHVTIFPVAIPSIASPGAIMAVVLMTDNNLYTIQQQGLTAVLVFVVVVITALLLLAANAVQKRVGAYGITVISKVMGLILASYAVQSILTGLKDFFFN
- a CDS encoding tetratricopeptide repeat protein, with translation MRTLFLLFFFLFSVSGIAQSEALAKNYFEQGEYEKAAAVYKKLVNVNPNRIDYMLALVKTHQQLEAFDTAEDLLRKQLNSKRKLPQLYVELGHNYSLQGKDSLAAQNNQQAIDFLNVSPNHAYNVGRSFEAYSLLDEAVITYEKAMQLDPGINFNNQLARIYGEQGKLEKMFNTYLNLIQSNPSFRSIAQRNFSMYVSEDPNSEANTLLRKTLLRRLQENPAVLYNELLSWLFIQQKEYKKAFIQEKAIYKRSEDDLIGIVDLGFIAMNDNDFENAEMIFTYAIEQSSTPEERLRNYQYLMKIRLKTATEKEYDAVVAEFQTLFDTFGKDRKTYLLQIDYNHFLAFTLGQKDEAIANLKLLAKKEMTSYQEARVKMELADILVYSEQFNQALIYYSQIQKKVKSDVLAQEARFKVAKTSYYKGDFEWAQVQLDVLKKSASQLIANDAMELSLMIRDNSLEDSTQTALKKFARADLLALQNKDVESISVLDDILLNHKGEKIEDEVLLKQGKIYEKMGRFEKAEANYLKLIELYKEDILADDAYFSLAKLYDNQLAMPLKAKEYYEQIIYNFADSIYFVEARKRFRMLRGDAIE